One Ranitomeya imitator isolate aRanImi1 chromosome 4, aRanImi1.pri, whole genome shotgun sequence genomic window, ccatctcccctgatttgcggagagtgttgcagaaatttcaggctaataaacctgatcgttgtccggccgagaaactgttcgtccctgataggtggactagtaaagttatctctgaacttcattgttcggtgctggccggtcatccaggaatctttggtaccagggagttggttgctagatccttctggtggccatctctgtcacgggatgtgcgtgcttttgtgcagtcctgtggaatttgtgctagggctaagccctgctgttcacgtgccagtgggttgcttttgcccttgccggtcccgaagaggccttggacacatatttcgatggatttcatttctgaccttcccgtttctcaaaagatgtctgtcatttgggtggtctgtgatcgcttttctaaaatggtccatctggtgcccttggttaaattgccttcctcctctgatttggtgcctttgttcttccagcatgtggttcgtttacatggcattcctgagaatattgtttctgacagaggttcccagtttgtctcgaggttctggcgagccttttgtggtaggatgggcattgacctatctttttcctcggccttccatcctcagactaatggccagaccgaacgaaccaatcagaccttggaaacatatctgagatgttttgtttccgctgaccaggatgattgggtgtcatttttgccgttggctgagttcgcccttaataatcgggccagctcggctaccttggtctctccatttttctgcaattctgggttccatcctcgtttctcttcaggacaggttgagtcttcggactgtcctggtgtggattatgtggtggacaggttgcagcagatctggactcaggtagtggacaatttgaccttgtcccaggagaaggctcagcttttcgctaatcgcagacgccgtgtgggaccccgacttcgtgttggggatctggtttggttatcttctcgtcatatacctatgaaggtttcctctcctaaatttaaacctcgttttattggtccgtataggatttctgagattctcaatccggtgtcttttcgtctgaccctcccagactccttttccatacataatgtattccataggtcgttgttgaggagatacgtggcacctatggttccatctgtggagcctcctgcccctgttttggtggagggggaattggagtatattgtggagaagattttggattctcgtgtctctagacggaaactccagtatctggtcaaatggaagggttatgctcaggaagataattcctgggtttttgcctctgatgtccatgccccagatcttgttcgtgcctttcatgtggctcatcctggtcggcctgggggttctggtgagggttcggtgacccctcctcaaggggggggtactgttgtgaattctgtggctgagttcacttctgtggtcacaagtggtattgcagtctctgggcttcctccctcaggtgttttggtgagctcgttggctgccttgctatttagctccacctgagtctgtcttccttgctccttgtcaatgttccagtgttggatctgagctactgcatctttccttgggcctgctgctctgctagataagtgcttctagtttgttttctgttttttctgtccagcttgttattatcttttgctggaagctctgagaagcaaaggggtgcaccgccgtgctgttagttcggcacggtgggtctttttgcccctttgcgtggttttcgttttagggttttttgtagactgcatagttctctttgctatcctcgctctgtctagaatatcgggcctcactttgctgaatctatttcattcctacgtttgtcttttcatcttgctaacagtcattatatgtggggggctgcctattcctttggggtatttctctgaggtaagtcaggcttgtatttctatcttcaggctagtcagctcctcaggcagtgccgagttgcataggtagttgataggcgcaatccactgctgcttccagttgtgtgaggatagatcaggtactgcagtctacagagattccacgtctcagagctcgtcctattgtttttggttattgccagatctctgtatgtgcgctgattactgcacgctgtgttgcctgattgccagctataacacagaaggcacagcagaaaggtgacattctgtcacttgtaccactttgttttcttgctgagaatgtatgatatgcttttgcagaggagtccgatgggccccagtgcgaaatttggaccttcccccccccccacacacacatgttggtcagatgtatgggcccctgtagtgttctaaattctataaagacgtatgaatttcccccctcccccttcattatgtagtaatgtcccccatactggtatatatgcccattatcctggtgaatatgtctgcatcctggtatatatgtcctaaggctggtatatatggtccccatcctagtatgtatggtccacatgatctccatcctgatatttatgccccctttctggtatatatgtccctatcctggtttacatggtccccaatcctagtgtatgtgtccccgttctgaccctaatgcataattaaaaacatcaacattctactcacctttcctctgcccccacgtcgcccagtgtcttttgtagccaccgcacagccaggcagctgacatcggagtgtgcgccatttcatgcaccgctccctgtggctgcacctctgatgtcagctcacAGCCAACGCGCCAGCAGCATGTATCGCAGTGCTGGGACCCCACGGGTCTCTGCAACATGATGCATGTCATCTGGATCTGCATCTTCAGTGAAGACGCAGATCCAGCAGAAGCAGGCACCTGTACCTCCTTGCCTGGTTGTGGACTTGATGCCTGCGACCACAGTCGTTACACATCTGTGTTTTTTTTGTATTGGTGAACCAATAGTCTTTCCTATCCCCCTATTTGttaatttattttcaataaaagtgTATTTTGAGATCATCTAAAGTATTCTATTTCTTCTTGTagtgctaactagggttgagcgaccttcacttttataggatcgggtcgggtttcacgaaacccgacttttggaaaagtcgggtcgagtgaaatcggtgcattgggtttccatggttcccagggtctgaaggagcggaaactctccttcaggccctgggatccatatttaagtgtaaaatatagaattaaaatgaaaaatatccttatacttaccctctgacgcgccctggtactaaccgggaaccttccttccttagaatcagccttccaggaccttcggtgacgtcgcggcttgtgattggccgcgcggccgcccatgtgaccgctcgcgcggccaatcacaagccgcgacgtcacccgcgacgtcaccgaaggtcctggaagggctgattcttaggaaggaaagctgtcggaaggaagcagggcgcttccgagggtgagtatattcccatTAGGTATATacccaccctcggaagcgccctgcttccttccgacagccttccttcctaaaaatcagcccttccaggaccttcggtgacgtcgcggattcgaaggaggaaggctgccggttagtaccagggcgcgtcagagggtaagtattgcaatattttttattttaattctatattttacactttaatctgaattccgataccaattcccgatatcttaaacatatcgggaatcgggatcggaattccgattccagattcaaaagatcgccgacttcatggccgaccccccactggggtcgggtcgggtttcatgaaacccgaccttgccaaaagtcggcgacttttgaacaatttcgacccgtttcgctcaaccctagtgctaacaATGGAGTTTTCAAAAAGCCAGAGAAACAACAAAGTTATGATTTACTTGGGGTTTGAATATCTTGCATTTCGTACTAGCAAAGCAGTGGTGACTTGGAGATGCCGACTGCACCGCTCTTCAAAGTGCCATTCAATTCTCAAAACAAAAGATGGCAACGTAGTTCAAGAACCAACAGAACATTGTCATGACTCCTGCCCTCAAAAAGCAGAAGCAAACGTTGCCAGAAGCAAAATGAGAGAAAACATGAGAGCAGTAAGTGCTACTCCTCGCAACGTGATGGGAAAGGTGTTGTCTGTATTGAGTAATGATGTATTGGCCCATATGCCAAGACAATCATCTCTTGCGAGAAGCCTGGTCTATCATAGAACAGATGGTAATTTGCCTAACccaaaaactatacatttttgcatTCCGGAAAAGTATAGTCAACTGATACTTCATGATTCAGGAAAGGAAGATCGAAACAGAATTCTGGTTTTAGGAGATAGAGATCTTATGCTTGAACTGAACAAAGATACAATCTATGGAGATGGCACCTTTGATAAAGTGCCCAATATGTTTTACCAGCTGTACACTTGGCATGCCAAGGTGGGTAACTCATATCCGCCATGTTTGTACATTTTACTGCAAAGAAAGGACATGAACACATATAAGAGAATGTTTGAAATAATGAAGCTATTGATTCCAAATCTGGCACCTCAAAAGGTTTCAGTGGATTTTGAGAAGGCTTGTATGACTGCAGTAAGGATTGCCTTTCCACATGCTGATGTTAAAGGGTGTTATTTTCATCTTTGTCAGAGTctcattagaaaaataaaaaatgttggtttGAAAACTGAATATGAATCAAATATCAACCTAAAAATTACACTGCAGTCTCTTGCTGCATTAGCCTTTGTGCCAATTGAAGATGTGAGATGTGTTTTTGATAAGCTTGCTGCCACATTCCCAGATGAAGAATGCTATAATGAGGTGCTCACATACTTTTTTTCTACATATATTGAGGGTGCAGCTGGTAGAGATCCTCAGTTTCCTATAAGAATATGGAATCATCATGATGCAGCCCTGGAACAGTCACCAAAAACCACTAACTGTTGTGAGGGATTTCCCAATGCACTTAATTCCATGTTCCACTGCAGTCATCCCAGCTTGTGGATTCTCTTTGATGGATTGCAGAAGGACCTGGCTTGCCATAAATTAACACTGGCTAATGCACAGGCGGGTTGCCTTGAGATAAAAAAGAGGAAGTATGAGGCGCTGTATCATATGGTGGCAACTTCTGTACAGGACTACCCCCAGGTTGAAGATAAACTAAAGTACTTAAGGAGAATAGCTAATTTGCAGTAAAATGGCTAATTTGCAGGTATGCAGTGATTGTTTACTAAACCGGAGTTATTATTGTTATTAGACCTCTTTAATAAACTGTTCAGGTCTATCACCAGGTGGCGAATTATTTCCAGGTGTACAATGATTGCTTAATAAATTGAAGTTATTGTTATTAGACCTTAATAAACGTGTCggtaattttctgtgtgggcaatttttgccgacattcttctgtgctacagagcatctcacctataactctatactattcttctgcccagcagagcatctcacctatagggTAAAGGTACACTAGGGTATTCCAATGACGAAGaacaaaaaggcagcactcaccgatcctccgaGTCAGGTAACTGTATTAGTTCACAGTAACATCTTCACGGTcagactgacccgtagaagcgcccgacaggcgcgaaacggccgtcgtctggctTTGCACACACTGCACTTTTAACACCCCCAGCTGTGAAGATGTTACTGTGAGCTAATAAAGTTATCTGACTCGgaggattggtgagtgctgcctttttgttCATCATTGGAATGGTCAGCATGTGTCTTCGGCTATAGCACCCGTGGTCTGGCGGCTAGCTTCCACTGCATGTGAGCAGGCTCGGCTATCACAAgaagcggtggtgcggtcagctgtgtcTCTAGGAGATTAACGCACACTGGGGTATGCGTTATCGGAGCGATTTTAATGCATGACAGTCGCGCGAGTGCTTTCCGTATCGTCATGCGAGTGTGACgcaaatttgctttttttttttcttcagctaacatccgtgtgacatctgtgtggTGTCTGTGTGCTATGCGTTTTTAACATGGTCTTtctcatcttaatatatacttaccttgtaatgtcttcacatcctgtttcgTCCAGATGTATCCGGAtgtcagaattccaagcggcggaagttcaccgacctccacattgggacacccaagtgatgggtgtctcaatatggaaactgctggtggtaccagcctcttctgcggtaccaccagcggaacaccgtcgcaccacacacacacacgcacactgtatatgctgtacgcaccacagacacacacaaacacacactgtatatgccgtacgcagcctcttgcgcggtaccaccagcagaacaccgtcgcaccacaaaaacatacactgtatacgccgtacgcaccaaacacacacacacacggtataagCCGTACAcagcctcttgtgtggtaccaccagcggaacaccgtcgtgaaCACAACGCTGCCTGGATCAGTCACTGaccaccaccatctttgtacaggaggagcgcatgcgcagttttaatgtgaccgccgctatatgTCTGTACAAAGATGCTGGTGGTCTGATTTACTTAACTTGCGTGAAttccgcgcaggcgcagtgaatcattaggGTGATCCCAGAGGCAGATGCGCGACgtatctacaggcagaggaagccggtcacattaaggctatgttcacacgtgggaagggggctgcgggttttcccgcagcgaatttgataaatctgcagggcaaacccgctgcggttatccctgcagatttatcgcgttttgtcctgcggtttccgctgcgggatttactcctactattgatgctgcatatgcagcaatatgcagcatcaatagtagtgttaaaaataatgatatactcacccactgacgtcccaatctcctcggtgctgcaggcggcggtccggttccaaagatgctgtgcgataaGGACcttcatgatgtcacggtcatgggaCCGCgaggtcaccgcaggtcctggtcgcatagcaaacctgagactggacggccgcgtgcagcgctgagaggggagtatagcattattttttattttaattctttttttttacccacaaatatggttcccggggcctggaggagagtctcctctcctccacaccgggtaccacccgcacattatccgcttacttcccgcatggtgggcacagccccatgcgagaagtaagcggatcaatgcatttctatgggtgcagaatcgctgcgattctgcacaaagaagtgacatgctgcgggttgtaaaccgccgcgttcccgcgcggtttttcccgcagcatgtgcacagcggtttgcggtttccatagggtttacaggttactgtaaacgctatggaaactgctgcggacccgcagctgcaaaatcgccgtggttccgcggtaaaaaccgcaaagtgtgaacatggcctaaaggggtttcccacgaacgaaagttcatttaaaaaattgtgtctgaccgtgtacagagcataccacatctccttggcaggggaggaagcaaaagacaatactgacattacagcaggggatcacagaggattcattttgtcaggtaaaatagtggagagagagcagacaagggggagagcacatggggtacacaggtcaaagaagagatgatgagAGAAGACAGCAAATGGGGTAGAGAGCGCACACGGGTGAGCGAGAcagcacagggggagacagctcaaacggaacagcacatgaggggagaacacatcacaggaaggagagagacagcagacaagaggGATGG contains:
- the LOC138674054 gene encoding uncharacterized protein, with translation MEFSKSQRNNKVMIYLGFEYLAFRTSKAVVTWRCRLHRSSKCHSILKTKDGNVVQEPTEHCHDSCPQKAEANVARSKMRENMRAVSATPRNVMGKVLSVLSNDVLAHMPRQSSLARSLVYHRTDGNLPNPKTIHFCIPEKYSQLILHDSGKEDRNRILVLGDRDLMLELNKDTIYGDGTFDKVPNMFYQLYTWHAKVGNSYPPCLYILLQRKDMNTYKRMFEIMKLLIPNLAPQKVSVDFEKACMTAVRIAFPHADVKGCYFHLCQSLIRKIKNVGLKTEYESNINLKITLQSLAALAFVPIEDVRCVFDKLAATFPDEECYNEVLTYFFSTYIEGAAGRDPQFPIRIWNHHDAALEQSPKTTNCCEGFPNALNSMFHCSHPSLWILFDGLQKDLACHKLTLANAQAGCLEIKKRKYEALYHMVATSVQDYPQVEDKLKYLRRIANLQ